A window from Citrus sinensis cultivar Valencia sweet orange chromosome 3, DVS_A1.0, whole genome shotgun sequence encodes these proteins:
- the LOC102607844 gene encoding protein SRC1-like encodes MSGVIHKIGEALHMGGGQKEEDKHKGEHHSGDHHTTDVHHQQQYHGGEHKEGLVDKIKQQIPGVGTTDVHHQQQQQQYHGGEHREGEHKEGLVDKIKQKIPGVGGGEGAAHGEEKKKKKKEKKKHEDGHESSSSSDSD; translated from the coding sequence ATGTCAGGAGTTATTCACAAGATCGGAGAAGCCCTTCACATGGGAGGAGGGCAAAAGGAGGAGGACAAGCACAAGGGTGAGCACCATAGTGGGGACCACCACACTACTGATGTTCACCATCAGCAGCAGTATCACGGCGGCGAACACAAGGAGGGCTTGGTGGACAAGATCAAGCAGCAGATCCCCGGTGTCGGTACTACTGATGTTCACcatcagcagcagcagcagcagtatCACGGCGGGGAACACAGGGAGGGCGAACACAAGGAGGGCTTGGTGGACAAGATCAAGCAGAAGATCCCCGGTGTCGGCGGCGGCGAGGGCGCCGCCCACGgtgaagagaagaagaaaaagaagaaggagaagaagaagcacGAGGACGGACACgagagcagcagcagcagtgacagcgattaa
- the LOC102607546 gene encoding protein VAPYRIN-like: protein MDRLVSLEPSNLVAIRIEPGQKCSGELTLRNVMHTMPVAFRIQPTNKARYTVKPQSGIISPLATLSVEIAYHLPPGSVLPDSFPHCEDSFLLHSVVVPGAGIKDATSTLDSVPSDWFTTRKKQVFIDSGIKIMFVGSPVLVLLVKDGEMDELREVLERSDPAWNPADSADAQGQTLLHIAIAQRRPDIVQLLLEFGPDVESQGRCGCSTPLEAAAAAGEALIVELLLARKASTERSETSTWGPIHLALRGGHLEVLKLLLIKGANVNALTKDGNTALHLAVEDRRRDCARLLLANGARPDIRNARDGDTPLHITASLGYEQMVKLLLQKGANKYIRNKSGKTAYDVAAECGHSRLFDALKLGDSLCVAARKGEVRTMQRLIEAGAAINGKDLHGWTALHRASFKGKIEVVRMLIDKGIDVDAKDEDGYTALHCAVESGHTDVTELLVKKGADVEARTSKNVSPMQIAECLHYAGISRILMHGGATKDGIQQTNLRQVSIQFGNGKVGRDQMEGKFGMKKKKLPRPRVMRGSFDRSMPLAVL, encoded by the coding sequence atGGATAGGCTTGTGAGCTTGGAGCCGTCGAACCTTGTAGCTATCAGAATTGAACCAGGGCAGAAATGTTCCGGGGAGCTGACTCTCCGCAATGTCATGCACACGATGCCTGTTGCTTTCAGGATTCAGCCTACAAACAAGGCTCGTTATACTGTGAAGCCGCAATCAGGAATCATATCACCACTCGCAACACTAAGCGTAGAGATTGCGTATCATCTCCCTCCAGGATCGGTTCTTCCTGATTCTTTCCCTCACTGTGAAGATTCCTTCCTCTTGCACAGCGTTGTTGTTCCTGGAGCTGGAATTAAAGATGCAACGTCGACGCTTGATTCCGTCCCCAGTGACTGGTTCACAACGAGGAAGAAGCAAGTGTTCATCGACAGCGGAATCAAGATCATGTTCGTTGGGTCTCCTGTTTTGGTTCTGCTTGTTAAGGATGGTGAAATGGATGAGTTAAGAGAGGTTCTTGAGCGGAGTGACCCGGCTTGGAACCCGGCTGATTCTGCCGATGCGCAGGGACAAACGTTGCTTCATATTGCTATAGCTCAAAGGAGGCCTGATATTGTTCAACTTTTGCTTGAGTTTGGGCCGGATGTTGAGTCTCAAGGCAGGTGTGGCTGCAGTACTCCACTTGAAGCCGCGGCTGCTGCAGGGGAAGCACTTATTGTTGAGCTCTTGTTGGCAAGGAAAGCCAGCACAGAAAGATCAGAAACATCAACATGGGGGCCAATACACTTGGCCTTACGAGGGGGCCATTTGGAAGTACTAAAGCTTCTCTTAATCAAAGGTGCTAATGTTAATGCTTTAACAAAAGATGGTAACACAGCTCTGCATCTCGCGGTTGAAGACAGAAGAAGAGATTGCGCGAGACTTCTGTTAGCAAACGGAGCAAGGCCTGATATACGCAACGCTAGAGACGGTGACACGCCTTTGCATATCACCGCAAGCCTGGGATATGAGCAAATGGTGAAGCTGTTATTGCAGAAGGGTgctaataaatatattagaaaCAAGAGCGGAAAGACTGCTTATGATGTTGCTGCTGAGTGCGGTCACTCCCGTCTCTTTGACGCGTTGAAGCTTGGTGACAGCCTGTGTGTTGCGGCTAGGAAAGGGGAAGTGAGGACTATGCAGAGGTTGATTGAAGCAGGCGCCGCGATCAATGGGAAAGACCTACATGGATGGACTGCTTTGCATAGGGCTTCGTTTAAGGGAAAGATTGAGGTTGTGAGGATGCTGATTGATAAAGGGATTGATGTTGATGCTAAAGATGAAGATGGGTACACAGCTTTGCATTGTGCGGTGGAATCTGGCCACACAGATGTGACTGAATTGCTTGTGAAGAAGGGAGCTGATGTTGAGGCAAGAACAAGTAAGAACGTGTCCCCAATGCAAATAGCTGAGTGCTTGCATTATGCTGGGATTTCAAGGATTTTGATGCATGGTGGTGCAACAAAAGATGGGATTCAACAAACGAATCTGAGGCAAGTTTCAATTCAATTTGGAAATGGAAAGGTTGGAAGAGATCAGATGGAGGGAAAATTCggaatgaagaagaagaagctacCGAGACCAAGAGTCATGCGCGGGAGCTTTGATAGATCTATGCCTCTGGCAGTTCTTTGA